One stretch of Euwallacea similis isolate ESF13 chromosome 6, ESF131.1, whole genome shotgun sequence DNA includes these proteins:
- the LOC136409386 gene encoding potassium voltage-gated channel subfamily KQT member 1-like has translation MSLLGKPLNYRASRRDARYRKLQNRVYNFLERPRGFAFIYHFLVFVLVFTGLALSVFSTIEEYEKQAGDILVYMESIVCTTFFVELVLRTWSSGCRSRYQGLVGRLKFLRRPFCVIDLITIAASIVVLALTMKSGGQVLAASALRGLRFFQILRMVRMDRRGGTWKLLGSVVFAHRQELMTTLYIGFLGLIFASFLVFIAEKDEENTKFKNFAQALWWGVITLCTVGYGDIVPETWQGKIIASFCSLLGISFFALPAGILGSGFALKVQQQQRQKHMIRRRQPAATLIQSLWRCYAADEKSVSEATWKIHQVPHSPPTRSSSSFRHNASFVGRLSTIRRHRSQPVTSFQSPALVHHKNLTRMNSSSDYVGNSSNGTRNSLNANFIDDNVASNDTKITVDNPDDDEDEPQLVQLTPQHKTAIRAIRKLKYFVARRKFREALKPYDVKDVIEQYSSGHADLLNRVKNLQYRLDQILGKQGSKSKDVYASKISLASRVVNVERQVDDIYSKIEQFFELYMEDRKYFLPKSAQQQASTTRSHIDSLKAPNLKTETALINRWSEGTKPKSILVEKQPSDPNLPNIRELDDGCSVTSVMRRPVLYRGFSDSGTRLKKRVTLSSPCSYTDVGYSHSTNPADENDIVTLIVPQLKNRSMLSVPPVEASKSTQSLSIVIEPSTSGLSPEQSVDNEENHESEEERAAQEDQTAEQMQKGDLEEEDIEEEVNETTLLCPVSTQNEIIITPSTLNCTSKVDMVAEDIYMTNFKISNKRCRDYK, from the exons ATGTCTTTGCTTGGGAAGCCCCTCAATTATAGAGCTTCCCGCCGTGATGCCCGTTACCGAAAGTTACAAAATCGGGTCTACAACTTTTTGGAAAGGCCCAGAGGGTTCgcttttatttatcattttcttgt atttgttttggtttttacTGGTTTAGCTTTAAGTGTCTTTTCCACAATAGAGGAATATGAGAAGCAAGCTGGGGATATACTGGTTTACATGGAATCCATTGTTTGCACCACGTTTTTCGTTGAACTCGTACTTAG GACATGGTCCTCAGGGTGCAGGTCCAGATACCAAGGCCTAGTTGGCcgactaaaatttttaaggagacCTTTCTGCGTCATAG atctAATTACCATCGCTGCGTCCATAGTAGTTCTGGCTCTTACCATGAAATCCGGAGGTCAAGTGCTCGCTGCGAGTGCTCTGCGAGGTTTaaggttttttcaaattttaagaatgGTTCGTATGGATCGAAGAGGAGGAACTTGGAAACTTTTGGGTTCGGTGGTTTTCGCCCATCGACAG gaGCTAATGACTACACTTTACATAGGTTTCCTAGGATTAATCTTCGCCTCCTTTTTGGTATTTATAGCAGAAAAAGACGAAGAAAACACTAAGTTTAAGAATTTTGCTCAAGCTCTTTGGTGGGGAGTG ATAACGCTTTGCACAGTGGGATACGGAGATATCGTTCCAGAAACTTGGCAAGGGAAAATTATAGCGTCCTTTTGTTCTCTGCTCggcatttctttttttgcccTTCCAGCC GGCATTTTGGGTTCGGGGTTTGCCCTCAAGGTTCAGCAGCAACAGAGACAGAAACACATGATCAGGAGAAGACAGCCTGCAGCCACGCTTATTCAGTCATTGTGGCGGTGTTATGCTGCAGATGAAAAATCAGTATCGGAAGCTACGTGGAAAATACATCAAGTTCCGCACAGCCCCCCGAC GAGGTCCTCAAGCAGCTTCAGACACAACGCCTCGTTCGTGGGCCGTTTGTCGACTATTCGAAGACATCGAAGCCAGCCAGTCACCAGTTTTCAATCACCTGCGTTGGTTCATCATAAAAATCTGACCAGGATGAACTCTTCCTCTGATTATGTGG GCAACAGCAGTAACGGAACGAGGAACAGTTTAAACGCAAACTTCATCGATGACAACGTGGCATCTAACGACACCAAAATTACCGTCGATAACCCCGATG ATGATGAAGATGAACCGCAGCTGGTGCAGTTAACGCCCCAACACAAAACGGCCATAAGAGCAATTCGCAAA CTTAAATATTTCGTGGCCAGGCGGAAGTTTCGGGAAGCTTTGAAGCCCTACGATGTTAAAGACGTTATTGAGCAATACTCGTCCGGGCACGCAGATCTATTGAACCGAGTTAAAAACTTACAATACAG GTTGGACCAAATACTTGGCAAACAAGGCTCCAAATCAAAAGATGTTTATGCTTCAAAAATCTCATTAGCTTCCCGAGTTGTAAATGTGGAGAGGCaa GTGGACGacatatattcaaaaatagaGCAATTCTTCGAGCTCTATATGGAAGACCGAAAGTACTTCCTTCCAAAATCGGCCCAACAACAAGCATCAACAACGCGGTCCCATATTGACAGCTTAAAAGCTCCAAACTTAAAAACAGAAACTGCATTAATTAATCGCTGGAGCGAAGGAACGAAACCGAAATCGATTCTTGTAGAGAAACAGCCATCTGATCCAAATTTACCAAACATCCGGGAATTGGACGATGGGTGCAGCGTAACTTCGGTGATGAGGCGACCAGTACTATACCGAGGGTTTTCTGATAGCGGAACAAGGTTGAAGAAACGCGTTACTCTCAG TTCTCCGTGTTCGTACACCGATGTGGGTTATTCCCACTCGACAAATCCTGCAGATGAGAACGACATAGTTACTCTGATAGTACCTCAGTTGAAGAACAGATCAATGCTTTCGGTGCCACCAGTGGAAGCTTCGAAGAGCACTCAGAGTTTGTCCATAGTTATTGAACCCTCGACGTCCGGACTGTCGCCGG AACAATCGGTTGACAACGAAGAAAACCACGAATCCGAGGAAGAAAGAGCTGCGCAAGAGGACCAGACCGCTGAGCAGATGCAGAAAGGAGACCTCGAGGAAGAAGACATAGAAGAAGAGGTCAACGAAACAACACTTCTGTGTCCTGTATCCACTCAGAACGAGATTATAATTACCCCAAGCACACTCAATTGTACCTCGAAAGTGGACATGGTCGCTGAAGATATATACATGACCAACTTCAAAATTAGCAACAAAAGATGTAGGGACTATAAGTGA